In Calonectris borealis chromosome 25, bCalBor7.hap1.2, whole genome shotgun sequence, the following proteins share a genomic window:
- the RHCE gene encoding blood group Rh(CE) polypeptide isoform X3 has translation MSSNYRNFRNNVPWLILFLEAIFIVLFYFLFSDDGAFTSSISYPAFQDVNHMVIFGFGFFLTFLKRYGFSSTGFNLLIVVLGVQCSMLVEGLLVFFLQRENEDGLKRITKAVVSITAVVISTGAVLGKTNPLQFILMTVVEIIVFRMSRWINNRFLQVPDNISMMHVHLFGAYFGLAVSSRFSEPSPRSEKNASTPKSDLLSMLGTLFLWVFWPSFNSVLAVKDKSKAIYNTYFALAVSAVTAFVLSVLTTKDGKFRMTHIHSAVLAGGVTVGYAAHSIKYPWIAMILGLLASVVTILGSYCLQRCLNPALKIHDSSGVHFTFGLPGVLGALAQVILLVIKNWTNLTRLGYLVMLHVGAFCLTISVALITGFITGLILNLKLFKTIPVSKYFEDQFYWEFPHLAVGF, from the exons ATGTCTTCTAATTACCGCAACTTCCGAAACAACGTGCCATGGCTAATCCTTTTTTTGGAAGCCATTTTCATCGTCCTCTTTTACTTTTTGTTCTCAGATGATGGTGCATTCACATCAAGCATCTCCTACCCAG CTTTTCAAGATGTCAACCACATGGTGATTTTTGGATTTGGATTTTTCCTGACGTTTCTGAAAAGATACGGGTTTAGCAGCACTGGATTCAACCTCCTGATCGTTGTACTTGGTGTCCAATGCTCCATGCTGGTAGAAGGTTTattagttttctttcttcaaagggAAAACGAAGATGGTCTGAAAAG AATAACAAAGGCTGTTGTGAGTATAACTGCTGTGGTCATCTCCACTGGAGCTGTTCTTGGGAAGACTAATCCTTTGCAATTCATTCTGATGACAGTTGTGGAGATAATAGTTTTCCGTATGAGCAGATGGATCAACAACAGATTCCTGCAG GTTCCAGACAATATCAGCATGATGCATGTTCACCTGTTTGGAGCCTACTTTGGTCTGGCAGTCTCCTCACGTTTTTCTGAGCCATCACCAAGGTCTGAGAAGAATGCGAGTACTCCGAAGTCGGATTTATTGTCAATGTTGG GCACTCTCTTTCTCTGGGTATTCTGGCCAAGCTTCAATTCTGTGCTAGCTGTGAAAGACAAGAGCAAAGCAATCTACAACACCTACTTTGCCCTTGCAGTGAGTGCTGTAACTGCCTTCGTCTTGTCTGTTCTGACCACAAAGGACGGAAAATTCAGAATG actcACATCCACAGCGCAGTACTAGCTGGTGGGGTCACTGTTGGTTATGCAGCACACAGTATCAAGTATCCTTGGATTGCAATGATTTTGGGTCTGCTTGCCAGTGTGGTAACCATATTAGGATCTTACTGTTTACAG agATGCTTGAATCCTGCTCTCAAGATTCATGATTCCTCTGGAGTTCATTTCACTTTTGGCTTGCCTGGTGTGCTTGGAGCTCTTGCCCAGGTCATTCTCTTAGTAATAAAAAACTGGACTAATTTAACAAG actgGGTTATTTGGTCATGCTTCACGTTGGTGCCTTCTGCCTGACCATCAGTGTTGCCTTGATAACAGGTTTTATTACAG GTTTAATCTTAAACCTCAAACTGTTTAAGACCATCCCTGTATCCAAGTACTTTGAAGACCAGTTTTATTGGGAG TTTCCCCATTTGGCTGTTGGATTTTGA
- the RHCE gene encoding blood group Rh(CE) polypeptide isoform X4 — MVIFGFGFFLTFLKRYGFSSTGFNLLIVVLGVQCSMLVEGLLVFFLQRENEDGLKRITKAVVSITAVVISTGAVLGKTNPLQFILMTVVEIIVFRMSRWINNRFLQVPDNISMMHVHLFGAYFGLAVSSRFSEPSPRSEKNASTPKSDLLSMLGTLFLWVFWPSFNSVLAVKDKSKAIYNTYFALAVSAVTAFVLSVLTTKDGKFRMTHIHSAVLAGGVTVGYAAHSIKYPWIAMILGLLASVVTILGSYCLQRCLNPALKIHDSSGVHFTFGLPGVLGALAQVILLVIKNWTNLTRLGYLVMLHVGAFCLTISVALITGFITGLILNLKLFKTIPVSKYFEDQFYWEFPHLAVGF; from the exons ATGGTGATTTTTGGATTTGGATTTTTCCTGACGTTTCTGAAAAGATACGGGTTTAGCAGCACTGGATTCAACCTCCTGATCGTTGTACTTGGTGTCCAATGCTCCATGCTGGTAGAAGGTTTattagttttctttcttcaaagggAAAACGAAGATGGTCTGAAAAG AATAACAAAGGCTGTTGTGAGTATAACTGCTGTGGTCATCTCCACTGGAGCTGTTCTTGGGAAGACTAATCCTTTGCAATTCATTCTGATGACAGTTGTGGAGATAATAGTTTTCCGTATGAGCAGATGGATCAACAACAGATTCCTGCAG GTTCCAGACAATATCAGCATGATGCATGTTCACCTGTTTGGAGCCTACTTTGGTCTGGCAGTCTCCTCACGTTTTTCTGAGCCATCACCAAGGTCTGAGAAGAATGCGAGTACTCCGAAGTCGGATTTATTGTCAATGTTGG GCACTCTCTTTCTCTGGGTATTCTGGCCAAGCTTCAATTCTGTGCTAGCTGTGAAAGACAAGAGCAAAGCAATCTACAACACCTACTTTGCCCTTGCAGTGAGTGCTGTAACTGCCTTCGTCTTGTCTGTTCTGACCACAAAGGACGGAAAATTCAGAATG actcACATCCACAGCGCAGTACTAGCTGGTGGGGTCACTGTTGGTTATGCAGCACACAGTATCAAGTATCCTTGGATTGCAATGATTTTGGGTCTGCTTGCCAGTGTGGTAACCATATTAGGATCTTACTGTTTACAG agATGCTTGAATCCTGCTCTCAAGATTCATGATTCCTCTGGAGTTCATTTCACTTTTGGCTTGCCTGGTGTGCTTGGAGCTCTTGCCCAGGTCATTCTCTTAGTAATAAAAAACTGGACTAATTTAACAAG actgGGTTATTTGGTCATGCTTCACGTTGGTGCCTTCTGCCTGACCATCAGTGTTGCCTTGATAACAGGTTTTATTACAG GTTTAATCTTAAACCTCAAACTGTTTAAGACCATCCCTGTATCCAAGTACTTTGAAGACCAGTTTTATTGGGAG TTTCCCCATTTGGCTGTTGGATTTTGA
- the SYF2 gene encoding pre-mRNA-splicing factor SYF2: MAAAVSALGGLGVPDPDGGGSSGSEDEARPGTAAAAAAEKREERLRKFRELHMKRNEARKLNHQEVVEEDKRLKLPANWEAKKARLEWELKVEEKKKECAARGEDYERVKLLEISAEDAERWERKKKRKNPDLGFSDYAAAQLRQYQRLTRQIKPDLEQYEKLKEQYGEALYPTSDSLLHGTHVPSKEGVDRMVADLEKQIEKREKYSRRRPYNDDADIDYINERNAKFNKKAERFYGKYTAEIKQNLERGTAV; this comes from the exons ATGGCGGCGGCGGTGTCGGCGCTGGGCGGTTTGGGGGTTCCCGATCCCGATGGCGgg GGCTCCTCGGGCTCGGAGGACGAGGCGAGGCctggcacggcggcggcggcggcggcggagaaGCGGGAGGAGCGGCTGCGCAAGTTCCGCGAGCTCCACATGAAGCGG AACGAGGCTCGCAAGCTGAATCACCAAGAAGTGGTGGAAGAAGATAAAAGACTTAAACTGCCAGCGAACTGGGAAGCCAAAAAAGCTCGGCTGGAGTGGGAGCtgaaggtggaggaaaaaaagaag GAATGTGCGGCGAGAGGAGAAGACTACGAGCGAGTTAAACTGCTAGAGATCAGTGCTGAGGATGCCGagagatgggaaaggaaaaagaagaggaaaaatccaGATCTAGGATTTTCAG ATTACGCGGCTGCTCAGCTGCGCCAGTACCAGAGGTTAACCCGGCAGATCAAACCTGACCTGGAGCAGTACGAGAAGCTGAAAGAGCAGTA CGGTGAAGCGCTGTATCCCACATCTGACAGTCTTCTCCACGGAACTCACGTGCCATCTAAGGAAGGGGTTGACAGAATGGTTGCAGATCTTGAAAAACA AATTGAAAAGCGTGAAAAATACAGTCGAAGGCGTCCTTACAATGACGATGCAGACATCGACTACATTAACGAGAGAAACGCCAAGTTCAATAAGAAGGCGGAGCGGTTCTACGGGAAGTACACAGCTGAGATTAAACAGAACTTGGAGAGAGGAACAGCCGTCTGA
- the RHCE gene encoding blood group Rh(CE) polypeptide isoform X2, producing MSSNYRNFRNNVPWLILFLEAIFIVLFYFLFSDDGAFTSSISYPDEDIIQVFLSFQDVNHMVIFGFGFFLTFLKRYGFSSTGFNLLIVVLGVQCSMLVEGLLVFFLQRENEDGLKRITKAVVSITAVVISTGAVLGKTNPLQFILMTVVEIIVFRMSRWINNRFLQVPDNISMMHVHLFGAYFGLAVSSRFSEPSPRSEKNASTPKSDLLSMLGTLFLWVFWPSFNSVLAVKDKSKAIYNTYFALAVSAVTAFVLSVLTTKDGKFRMTHIHSAVLAGGVTVGYAAHSIKYPWIAMILGLLASVVTILGSYCLQRCLNPALKIHDSSGVHFTFGLPGVLGALAQVILLVIKNWTNLTRLGYLVMLHVGAFCLTISVALITGFITGLILNLKLFKTIPVSKYFEDQFYWEFPHLAVGF from the exons ATGTCTTCTAATTACCGCAACTTCCGAAACAACGTGCCATGGCTAATCCTTTTTTTGGAAGCCATTTTCATCGTCCTCTTTTACTTTTTGTTCTCAGATGATGGTGCATTCACATCAAGCATCTCCTACCCAG ATGAGGACATCATACAGGTTTTTCTTT CTTTTCAAGATGTCAACCACATGGTGATTTTTGGATTTGGATTTTTCCTGACGTTTCTGAAAAGATACGGGTTTAGCAGCACTGGATTCAACCTCCTGATCGTTGTACTTGGTGTCCAATGCTCCATGCTGGTAGAAGGTTTattagttttctttcttcaaagggAAAACGAAGATGGTCTGAAAAG AATAACAAAGGCTGTTGTGAGTATAACTGCTGTGGTCATCTCCACTGGAGCTGTTCTTGGGAAGACTAATCCTTTGCAATTCATTCTGATGACAGTTGTGGAGATAATAGTTTTCCGTATGAGCAGATGGATCAACAACAGATTCCTGCAG GTTCCAGACAATATCAGCATGATGCATGTTCACCTGTTTGGAGCCTACTTTGGTCTGGCAGTCTCCTCACGTTTTTCTGAGCCATCACCAAGGTCTGAGAAGAATGCGAGTACTCCGAAGTCGGATTTATTGTCAATGTTGG GCACTCTCTTTCTCTGGGTATTCTGGCCAAGCTTCAATTCTGTGCTAGCTGTGAAAGACAAGAGCAAAGCAATCTACAACACCTACTTTGCCCTTGCAGTGAGTGCTGTAACTGCCTTCGTCTTGTCTGTTCTGACCACAAAGGACGGAAAATTCAGAATG actcACATCCACAGCGCAGTACTAGCTGGTGGGGTCACTGTTGGTTATGCAGCACACAGTATCAAGTATCCTTGGATTGCAATGATTTTGGGTCTGCTTGCCAGTGTGGTAACCATATTAGGATCTTACTGTTTACAG agATGCTTGAATCCTGCTCTCAAGATTCATGATTCCTCTGGAGTTCATTTCACTTTTGGCTTGCCTGGTGTGCTTGGAGCTCTTGCCCAGGTCATTCTCTTAGTAATAAAAAACTGGACTAATTTAACAAG actgGGTTATTTGGTCATGCTTCACGTTGGTGCCTTCTGCCTGACCATCAGTGTTGCCTTGATAACAGGTTTTATTACAG GTTTAATCTTAAACCTCAAACTGTTTAAGACCATCCCTGTATCCAAGTACTTTGAAGACCAGTTTTATTGGGAG TTTCCCCATTTGGCTGTTGGATTTTGA
- the TMEM50A gene encoding transmembrane protein 50A, translated as MSGFLESLRCSECVDWGEKRNTIASVAAGVLFFTGWWIIIDAAVKYPKVEDFNHSYHACGVIATIAFLMINAVSNGQVRGDSYSEGCLGQTGARIWLFIGFMMAFGSLIASMWILFGGYVVKEKPVVYPGIAVFFQNAFIFFGGLVFKFGRTEDLWQ; from the exons ATGTCAGGTTTTCTTGAGAGCTTGAGGTGCTCGGAGTGTGTTGACTGGGGAGAGAAACGAAACACGATTGCTTCTGTTGCTGCCGGAGTGCTG ttttttacaGGTTGGTGGATAATCATAGATGCAGCTGTAAAATACCCTAAAGTGGAAGATTTCAACCATTCATACCATGCTTGCGGGGTTATAGCCACTATTGCATTCCTAAT GATCAATGCGGTGTCTAATGGACAAGTGCGGGGTGACAGTTACAGCGAAGGCTGTCTAGGACAAACAG GTGCTCGGATCTGGCTGTTCATCGGTTTTATGATGGCTTTTGGATCTCTGATTGCTTCCATGTGGATCCTTTTTGGAGGCTACGTTGTTAAAG aaaAACCAGTAGTATACCCAGGAATAGCTGTGTTTTTCCAGAATGCGTTCATCTTTTTTGG AGGACTGGTCTTCAAATTTGGTCGCACGGAAGATTTGTGGCAATGA
- the RHCE gene encoding blood group Rh(CE) polypeptide isoform X1, which yields MTVSVSRGTLPGLQVQELISWTASTFYAMVLVSKLNSFYCYFCSFYPDEDIIQVFLSFQDVNHMVIFGFGFFLTFLKRYGFSSTGFNLLIVVLGVQCSMLVEGLLVFFLQRENEDGLKRITKAVVSITAVVISTGAVLGKTNPLQFILMTVVEIIVFRMSRWINNRFLQVPDNISMMHVHLFGAYFGLAVSSRFSEPSPRSEKNASTPKSDLLSMLGTLFLWVFWPSFNSVLAVKDKSKAIYNTYFALAVSAVTAFVLSVLTTKDGKFRMTHIHSAVLAGGVTVGYAAHSIKYPWIAMILGLLASVVTILGSYCLQRCLNPALKIHDSSGVHFTFGLPGVLGALAQVILLVIKNWTNLTRLGYLVMLHVGAFCLTISVALITGFITGLILNLKLFKTIPVSKYFEDQFYWEFPHLAVGF from the exons ATGACTGTTAGCGTGTCCCGGGGGACGCTTCCAGGTCTACAGGTCCAAGAGCTTATATCTTGGACAGCCTCTACCTTTTATGCAATGGTGCTGGTTTCCAAATTAAACTCTTTCTACtgctatttctgttccttctaCCCAGATGAGGACATCATACAGGTTTTTCTTT CTTTTCAAGATGTCAACCACATGGTGATTTTTGGATTTGGATTTTTCCTGACGTTTCTGAAAAGATACGGGTTTAGCAGCACTGGATTCAACCTCCTGATCGTTGTACTTGGTGTCCAATGCTCCATGCTGGTAGAAGGTTTattagttttctttcttcaaagggAAAACGAAGATGGTCTGAAAAG AATAACAAAGGCTGTTGTGAGTATAACTGCTGTGGTCATCTCCACTGGAGCTGTTCTTGGGAAGACTAATCCTTTGCAATTCATTCTGATGACAGTTGTGGAGATAATAGTTTTCCGTATGAGCAGATGGATCAACAACAGATTCCTGCAG GTTCCAGACAATATCAGCATGATGCATGTTCACCTGTTTGGAGCCTACTTTGGTCTGGCAGTCTCCTCACGTTTTTCTGAGCCATCACCAAGGTCTGAGAAGAATGCGAGTACTCCGAAGTCGGATTTATTGTCAATGTTGG GCACTCTCTTTCTCTGGGTATTCTGGCCAAGCTTCAATTCTGTGCTAGCTGTGAAAGACAAGAGCAAAGCAATCTACAACACCTACTTTGCCCTTGCAGTGAGTGCTGTAACTGCCTTCGTCTTGTCTGTTCTGACCACAAAGGACGGAAAATTCAGAATG actcACATCCACAGCGCAGTACTAGCTGGTGGGGTCACTGTTGGTTATGCAGCACACAGTATCAAGTATCCTTGGATTGCAATGATTTTGGGTCTGCTTGCCAGTGTGGTAACCATATTAGGATCTTACTGTTTACAG agATGCTTGAATCCTGCTCTCAAGATTCATGATTCCTCTGGAGTTCATTTCACTTTTGGCTTGCCTGGTGTGCTTGGAGCTCTTGCCCAGGTCATTCTCTTAGTAATAAAAAACTGGACTAATTTAACAAG actgGGTTATTTGGTCATGCTTCACGTTGGTGCCTTCTGCCTGACCATCAGTGTTGCCTTGATAACAGGTTTTATTACAG GTTTAATCTTAAACCTCAAACTGTTTAAGACCATCCCTGTATCCAAGTACTTTGAAGACCAGTTTTATTGGGAG TTTCCCCATTTGGCTGTTGGATTTTGA
- the RSRP1 gene encoding arginine/serine-rich protein 1 has protein sequence MGVTHETGLSPQASPLEQDPCGGSPAGWSRRALESHGNQHRGCPAAPSGTETGYYRTTIKTEPASESTCMEKTVVRKTDDMTDFMDDLTLSSPKKRESSLRSRRSCDQSSRSSSRSSCSSQSSSSSSSSASSRSWSRSRSRSRSWARRNGSRRYRRYSRSYSRSRSRSRGYMRYRGRYHARRYRRYHRSPPRYRSRSRSWSRGRSYYRRSYSRSRSRSRGRRYYGFGRTIYPEAYRSWRSRSRTRSRSRSPLHLSEKDKRELLEIAKANAAKALGTDNIVLPASLKILTPSKEIKNEKQEHEDPGESAEQPRRLAEDMTKSGMERATVQRSISFSPNNTMAKPVLQKPASHVVKEPAISPGREEDRKGSPYGQWVPVKKEEKKTFLNFSPKSAPFRAR, from the exons ATGGGGGTGACTCACGAAACGGGGCTGTCTCCGCAGGCGTCGCCTCTGGAGCAGGATCCGTGCGGGGGAAGCCCGGCTGGCTGGAGCCG AAGAGCACTGGAGTCTCACGGGAACCAGCACCGGGGGTGTCCGGCGGCTCCCAGCG GAACAGAGACCGGGTATTacagaacaacaataaaaacgGAACCAGCTTCTGAAAGTACCTGCATGGAGAAAACGGTGGTTAGGAAAACTGATGATATGACAGACTTCATGGATGACTTAACCCTCAGCTCACCGAAGAAAAGAGAGTCTTCTCTGAGATCCAGGAGAAGTTGTGATCAGTCATCAAGGTCATCTAGCAGATCCTCTTGCAGTTCACAGTCCAGTTCAAGTAGTTCCTCTTCAGCTTCCTCCAGGAGTTGGAGCCGGTCCAGATCCAGATCAAGGTCATGGGCTAGAAGAAATGGTTCCCGAAGGTACAGAAGATACTCTCGTTCATATTCCAGAAGCCGGTCGAGATCACGTGGCTACATGAGGTACCGCGGAAGGTACCACGCCAGACGCTACAGGAGGTACCACCGCTCTCCTCCGAGGTATCGATCACGCAGTAGGTCGTGGTCTCGTGGAAGATCGTATTACAGAAGGTCCTATTCGAGAAGCAGATCACGTTCAAGAGGCCGAAGATACTATGGATTTGGGCGAACAATATATCCCGAGGCTTACAGGAGTTGGAGAAGCAGGTCACGAACAAGATCTCGGAGTAGGTCACCTCTCCATTTGAGTgaaaaag aCAAGAGGGAACTACTGGAAATAGCAAAAGCTAATGCTGCAAAAGCTCTGGGAACAGATAACATAGTCTTGCCAGCAAGCTTGAAGATCCTCACTCCTTCCAAagagataaaaaatgaaaaacaagagcATGAAGATCCTGGAGAGTCAGCTGAG CAACCCAGAAGACTGGCAGAAGACATGACCAAGAGTGGAATGGAGAGAGCAACCGTACAGAGAAGCATTTCTTTCAGTCCTAAT aataCAATGGCAAAACCAGTATTACAGAAGCCAGCGAGCCATGTTGTTAAAGAACCGGCAATTTCTCCGGGAAGAGAAGAGGACAGAAAGGGAAGTCCCTATGGGCAGTGGGTTCCTGtcaagaaggaggagaagaaaacatttttaaacttctCACCTAAAAGTGCACCGTTCCGGGCACGCTAG